The Triticum aestivum cultivar Chinese Spring chromosome 3A, IWGSC CS RefSeq v2.1, whole genome shotgun sequence genome includes a region encoding these proteins:
- the LOC123061785 gene encoding protein PLASTID TRANSCRIPTIONALLY ACTIVE 16, chloroplastic, which yields MPPALTSNPPSFRPLSSPLRRRAPSFLCRVGAGKPGADEEAKKNPFFVDFSGKFEDAKSLIPAFPSPGTGSLFAGGRGKKDQQTVFVAGATGQTGVRIAQTLLRQGFAVRAGVPDLASAQELARLAAAYRLISPAEARRLNAVESDFDDTEAIAKSIGPAAKVVITVGPVEKGLEGGPVTTEDALRVVQAADLAGVAHVVVVYDEGAGGVNGASTNSVLNGFTSFFSNLFSRVQTLPLSEFLAKVVETDVKYTLVKASLTEDYDPESSYGLVLAKEGSSSTTTSSTDTGKVSKLQIASLVADVFSNIEIAENKVVEVSTSSLGTSKPTVEALTAIPEDIRRKEYQEAAANARAQEEALASQRAADAEEPTTKLKTEGKDTTSEEAGASTVNEAQASLENLLTRAKGLKLNTDFSWDKFSTQLAAVGATARSSDEEEPRAQIATVRGQAKAKKLAPQRAVVKPVAQKVKQAAMQPAPKKEVRPVFGGLFKQETIFVDED from the exons ATGCCGCCCGCGCTCACCTCCAACCCCCCTTCCTTCCGGCCCTTATcctcccctctccgccgccgcgccccatcCTTCCTCTGCCGCGTCGGCGCCGGCAAGCCTGGGGCGGATGAGGAGGCCAAGAAGAACCCCTTCTTTGTCGACTTCAGCGGCAAGTTTGAGGACGCCAAGTCACTGATACCGGCCTTCCCATCGCCGGGAACAGGGTCCCTGTTTGCCGGAGGGAGGGGAAAGAAGGACCAACAGACGGTGTTCGTGGCGGGCGCCACGGGGCAGACGGGTGTCCGCATTGCACAGACGCTGCTGCGGCAAGGTTTCGCCGTGCGCGCCGGAGTTCCGGACCTCGCGTCGGCACAGGAGTTGGCTCGGCTCGCCGCCGCGTACAGACTCATATCCCCCGCGGAGGCACGCCGGCTCAACGCGGTGGAGTCGGATTTCGATGACACTGAGGCGATCGCCAAGTCCATCGGCCCAGCAGCCAAGGTGGTGATCACCGTCGGCCCGGTCGAGAAGGGATTAGAGGGCGGGCCGGTCACTACCGAGGATGCGCTCCGGGTAGTGCAGGCTGCGGACCTCGCCGGCGTGGCACATgttgtggtggtctacgacgagggCGCCGGTGGCGTCAATGGGGCTTCCACGAACAGTGTGCTTAATGGGTTCACGTCTTTTTTCTCGAACCTCTTCTCCCGCGTGCAGACTCTGCCGCTAAGTGAATTTTTGGCCAAGGTAGTGGAGACCGATGTCAAATACACGCTAGTCAAGGCGTCACTCACTGAAGACTACGACCCTGAGAGCTCGTATGGGCTGGTCCTGGCCAAAGAGGGTTCGTCCAGCACCACGACTTCCTCCACTGACACTGGCAAG GTGTCCAAGTTGCAGATTGCTTCCCTTGTGGCTGATGTTTTCTCCAACATTGAGATCGCAGAGAACAAG GTTGTGGAAGTTTCAACTAGCTCCTTGGGAACATCCAAGCCCACAGTGGAGGCACTAAC AGCTATTCCTGAGGACATTAGAAGAAAAGAGTACCAAGAAGCTGCTGCAAATGCGAGGGCGCAGGAGGAAGCCCTGGCCTCCCAGCGAGCTGCTGATGCAGAAGAACCCACCACTAAGCTCAAAACCGAAGGGAAGGACACGACCTCAGAAGAGGCTGGCGCAAGCACCgtgaacgaggcgcaggcctcgcTGGAGAACCTTCTAACCAGAGCCAAGGGGCTCAAGCTTAACACTGACTTCTCCTGGGACAAGTTCAGCACACAGCTTGCAGCCGTAGGAGCGACCGCGCGGAGCTCGGACGAGGAGGAACCAAGGGCCCAGATCGCCACGGTGAGAGGCCAGGCCAAGGCCAAGAAGCTGGCACCGCAGAGGGCCGTCGTGAAGCCGGTGGCGCAGAAGGTGAAGCAGGCAGCAATGCAGCCGGCTCCCAAGAAGGAGGTGAGGCCCGTGTTTGGGGGACTCTTCAAGCAAGAGACTATCTTTGTGGATGAGGACTGA